A region of Pseudomonas marginalis DNA encodes the following proteins:
- a CDS encoding phage antirepressor KilAC domain-containing protein: MSLSLKRVAERLGLGHRELMQRMRDKGLLDKKNLPANPAATKDFLVTREGRWFHEKYGMQYQRTTRVTDIGISWLAKQIGIERPAPPAVPDPREVA; encoded by the coding sequence ATGAGCCTCTCCCTCAAGCGCGTAGCCGAACGCCTAGGTCTGGGTCACCGCGAGCTGATGCAACGCATGCGCGACAAAGGTCTGCTGGATAAAAAAAATCTGCCAGCTAACCCAGCCGCAACCAAAGACTTCTTGGTCACCCGTGAGGGCCGCTGGTTTCACGAGAAGTACGGCATGCAATACCAGCGCACCACGCGCGTGACCGATATCGGCATCTCCTGGCTGGCCAAGCAAATTGGTATTGAGCGCCCAGCCCCACCCGCCGTGCCCGACCCGCGAGAAGTCGCGTAA
- a CDS encoding pyocin activator PrtN family protein has translation MTASVQRELRLPKAPRSQTVELLYRIFGDLLVPFEQVRERYFSNLNQDNFTRALTSGRVALPITTLDTSAKRSRFIDIRHLAIFIDTQADAADEEMANTQSHTLTDTPNNS, from the coding sequence ATGACGGCCTCCGTACAGCGCGAACTGCGCCTGCCGAAAGCGCCCAGAAGTCAAACGGTTGAGCTGCTGTACCGAATTTTTGGGGATCTGCTCGTCCCCTTCGAACAGGTACGCGAACGCTATTTCAGCAATCTCAACCAGGACAACTTCACTCGCGCACTAACGAGTGGCCGTGTGGCGCTACCCATCACCACCCTGGATACCAGCGCCAAGCGTTCCCGCTTCATCGACATCCGCCATCTGGCCATCTTCATTGATACACAGGCGGATGCCGCAGACGAGGAGATGGCAAACACTCAATCTCACACGTTAACCGATACGCCCAACAACAGCTAA
- a CDS encoding phosphohydrolase, producing MNWILTHTGKRFDLFEPDADMIDPRDISHSLAHLCRFNGHTREFYSVAQHSCIVAELVPEEHKLAALLHDAPEAYLGDMTKPLKQWIHAYQDFEDWIWQRVCQRFDIAAELPACVHQADLIALATERRDLMPTDPAIWDCLVGIQPMAETIRPWPAAEARLAYHQRLMDQLAIEHRRKAA from the coding sequence ATGAACTGGATCCTCACCCACACCGGCAAACGTTTTGACCTGTTCGAACCTGACGCCGACATGATCGATCCCCGGGACATCTCCCACTCACTGGCACACCTCTGCCGCTTCAACGGGCATACCCGCGAGTTCTACAGCGTGGCGCAACACAGTTGCATCGTCGCCGAGCTGGTGCCGGAAGAACACAAGCTAGCTGCCTTGCTCCATGACGCGCCAGAGGCATACCTGGGCGACATGACCAAGCCACTTAAGCAGTGGATACATGCATACCAGGACTTTGAAGACTGGATATGGCAACGCGTGTGCCAGCGCTTCGACATCGCTGCCGAACTTCCTGCGTGCGTCCACCAGGCCGACTTGATTGCGCTGGCCACCGAACGCCGCGACCTCATGCCAACCGATCCGGCTATCTGGGATTGCTTGGTCGGCATACAACCCATGGCTGAAACCATCCGTCCATGGCCAGCCGCAGAAGCCCGACTCGCCTATCACCAGCGTCTGATGGACCAACTCGCTATCGAACATCGGAGGAAAGCGGCATGA
- a CDS encoding Arm DNA-binding domain-containing protein, whose protein sequence is MGRGGRGVRAVSDSSIEITFMYRGIRCRERITLKPTATNLKKAEQHKAAIEHAISIGTFDYSVTFPRSARAAKFAPEASRETVSGFLTRWLNAKEKHVASSTFDGYRKLVTLRLIPALGDTMLVDLKRKAVRDWLDSLEVSNKTLSNIQSCLRSALSDAVEEELIELNPLAGWTYSRKAGPPKEDDIDPFNPDEQQKILSVLSGQARNMIQFALWTGLRTSELVALDWGDIDWQREEIMVSRAITQASKGKAETTKTAAGRRSVKLLRPALEALNAQKTHTFLANAEVFQNPRTLKRWAGDGPIRKTVWVPAMTKSDVRYRRPYQTRHTFASMMLSAGEHPMWVAKQMGHTDWTMIARVYGRWMPSADLAAGSKAELLWSGAEDLLRLTIVKNEIS, encoded by the coding sequence ATGGGTAGAGGTGGGCGGGGAGTTCGGGCAGTCTCCGATTCGAGTATCGAAATCACGTTCATGTATCGGGGCATCAGGTGCCGCGAGCGGATCACGCTCAAGCCCACCGCCACTAACCTGAAGAAAGCCGAGCAACATAAGGCTGCGATCGAACATGCGATATCGATTGGCACCTTCGACTACTCGGTGACATTTCCAAGATCGGCCCGCGCGGCAAAGTTTGCACCTGAGGCTTCAAGAGAGACGGTAAGTGGTTTCTTGACTAGGTGGCTTAATGCTAAGGAAAAGCACGTCGCCAGCAGCACCTTCGACGGCTACCGAAAGCTAGTCACCTTGCGTTTGATACCAGCTCTGGGTGACACAATGCTTGTGGACTTAAAGCGAAAGGCCGTTCGAGACTGGCTCGACTCACTCGAAGTCAGCAACAAAACGCTTAGCAATATCCAGAGCTGCCTGCGATCGGCGCTATCCGATGCGGTTGAAGAAGAGCTGATAGAACTGAACCCGTTGGCAGGCTGGACTTACTCACGCAAGGCGGGGCCGCCAAAAGAAGATGACATTGATCCTTTCAATCCAGACGAACAGCAAAAAATCCTGAGCGTACTCTCCGGCCAGGCTCGTAATATGATTCAGTTCGCTCTGTGGACAGGGCTGCGTACAAGCGAGTTGGTAGCATTAGATTGGGGCGATATTGACTGGCAGCGCGAAGAAATCATGGTTAGCCGCGCGATAACTCAGGCCAGCAAGGGAAAAGCAGAAACTACAAAGACCGCCGCCGGACGCCGAAGCGTGAAGCTCCTCAGGCCTGCGCTCGAAGCGTTGAATGCTCAGAAAACGCACACGTTTTTAGCAAATGCAGAGGTATTCCAAAACCCGCGCACGTTGAAGCGGTGGGCGGGCGATGGACCGATTCGTAAGACCGTGTGGGTGCCGGCGATGACGAAGTCTGATGTCCGTTACCGCCGCCCCTATCAGACCCGCCACACCTTCGCCTCAATGATGCTATCTGCAGGTGAGCACCCTATGTGGGTTGCTAAACAGATGGGCCACACCGACTGGACTATGATTGCCAGGGTGTATGGCAGGTGGATGCCGTCCGCAGACCTTGCCGCAGGAAGCAAAGCCGAACTGTTGTGGAGTGGCGCTGAAGATCTACTGAGGTTGACGATTGTGAAAAATGAGATAAGTTAA
- a CDS encoding Panacea domain-containing protein, whose protein sequence is MSRDARAVAQQILNECREVGDPAVTPMQLLKLVYIAHGYMLAKHGVPLISEPVQAWQYGPVVRSVYQAVRDFRSSPVTHVPSAPVENFDPSERAVMREVASIYGRADGVTLSAATHKPGTPWSVTWSNQGQNAVISNDMIEGFYRWILAQPTHSML, encoded by the coding sequence ATGAGTAGAGATGCGCGTGCAGTTGCCCAGCAAATCCTTAACGAGTGCCGCGAGGTTGGGGATCCTGCTGTAACGCCTATGCAGCTACTGAAGCTTGTTTATATTGCGCACGGATACATGCTGGCAAAGCATGGCGTTCCGTTGATAAGCGAGCCTGTACAGGCTTGGCAATATGGCCCAGTAGTACGCAGTGTTTATCAGGCGGTTAGGGATTTTCGCTCCTCCCCAGTCACGCATGTTCCTTCAGCTCCGGTGGAAAACTTCGATCCATCAGAGCGTGCAGTGATGAGGGAAGTGGCTAGTATCTATGGTCGAGCAGACGGCGTGACATTGTCGGCTGCCACTCATAAGCCAGGTACACCCTGGAGCGTGACGTGGAGTAATCAAGGTCAAAATGCAGTAATATCCAACGATATGATCGAAGGATTTTATCGCTGGATTCTGGCTCAGCCTACTCACTCCATGCTATGA
- a CDS encoding ATP-binding protein, protein MIDQRLEPMSANDYLRNKIRPSFLEGLDAEPAPEPATPAKAEFRCVEPRFTLERDVVMSAELKQQLAEAVAKIEHYRTIYIEWGFATADPAGKGTILNFYGPPGTGKTLTAEAFAGSLGKKIMLVSIADLESKFMGDTAKNIASVFRSAQAEDAVLFFDEADTLLGKRLSSVTQGIDNEVNAMRSTLLIELERHEGVVIFATNFAKNYDAAFVSRISQHVGFELPGEPERQAIWAKLLVPGIPLADARETLLRSATQLSAGLSGREMRTCMRLALAKAVRIPDQPALAQAHLQDAIEQVASAMAQMQAHGGKTNTPTLEAARTLLGVR, encoded by the coding sequence TTGATCGATCAAAGGCTCGAACCTATGTCAGCGAATGATTATCTGCGCAACAAGATACGCCCCAGCTTTCTTGAAGGCCTGGATGCCGAGCCGGCGCCGGAGCCTGCTACGCCCGCTAAGGCGGAATTTCGGTGTGTCGAACCGCGCTTTACGCTGGAGCGCGATGTTGTGATGTCCGCCGAGCTCAAGCAGCAGTTGGCGGAGGCCGTTGCAAAGATCGAGCACTACCGCACGATTTATATCGAGTGGGGTTTCGCCACCGCAGATCCGGCCGGCAAGGGGACGATCCTCAATTTCTATGGTCCTCCCGGCACAGGGAAAACCCTCACCGCCGAGGCGTTTGCCGGCAGTCTGGGCAAGAAGATCATGCTGGTGAGCATCGCCGACCTGGAAAGCAAGTTCATGGGCGATACCGCCAAGAACATCGCAAGCGTGTTCCGCAGTGCCCAGGCCGAAGACGCGGTGTTGTTTTTTGATGAGGCCGACACTTTGCTGGGCAAGCGTTTGTCCTCTGTCACCCAAGGTATCGATAACGAAGTGAACGCCATGCGCTCGACCTTGCTGATTGAGTTGGAGCGGCATGAAGGCGTGGTCATCTTTGCGACTAACTTTGCGAAAAATTACGACGCAGCCTTCGTCAGCCGTATCTCTCAACACGTTGGTTTCGAACTTCCGGGCGAGCCGGAGCGGCAGGCTATCTGGGCGAAGCTGTTGGTGCCCGGTATTCCGCTGGCTGACGCGCGGGAGACGCTACTGCGTTCAGCAACGCAACTGTCGGCGGGGCTGTCAGGACGCGAAATGCGTACCTGCATGCGCCTGGCGCTGGCCAAGGCAGTCCGTATCCCGGATCAGCCTGCGTTGGCACAAGCACATTTACAGGACGCCATCGAACAGGTCGCCAGTGCCATGGCACAGATGCAGGCACATGGCGGCAAAACCAACACACCAACATTGGAAGCAGCCCGCACATTATTGGGCGTGCGCTGA